From Stenotrophomonas maltophilia, a single genomic window includes:
- a CDS encoding lipid-A-disaccharide synthase N-terminal domain-containing protein gives MGLALHWLDQPLTWLYWTGLHVTGWKLIGYTGALMFGGRWLVQFIASKRAGKPVIPRLFWYMSVVGSLMTLSYFLFSAKQDSVGVLQNLFPAFTALYSLQLDIKHRGWKRDRASH, from the coding sequence ATGGGCCTGGCACTGCACTGGCTCGACCAGCCGCTGACCTGGCTGTACTGGACCGGCCTGCACGTGACCGGTTGGAAGCTGATCGGCTATACCGGCGCGCTGATGTTCGGCGGCCGCTGGCTGGTCCAGTTCATCGCCTCCAAGCGTGCCGGCAAGCCGGTCATCCCGCGCCTGTTCTGGTACATGAGCGTGGTCGGCAGCCTGATGACGCTGAGCTACTTCCTGTTCTCGGCCAAGCAGGACTCGGTGGGCGTGCTGCAGAACCTGTTCCCGGCGTTCACCGCGCTGTACAGCCTGCAGCTGGACATCAAGCACCGGGGCTGGAAGCGGGACAGGGCCAGCCACTGA